Sequence from the Cellulomonas fimi ATCC 484 genome:
GACTCCGGGGTCCTGCTCGTCCGCGACGCGGGCTCGCCCGCCGACACCGGCTGGGTGCACGACCGCGACGACCTGCCCCGCCTGATCCGCTCGGGACGGCACCTCGCCCGCCCCCGGCGCTACCTGCGGCACTACGGCCGCGAGCTCGCGTCGGTCGACGACCTGCCCGGTGCCGTCCGCGAGGAGGCCGCGCGCGGCGACGGCTGGGTCAAGCTCGTCGCCGACTGGATCGACCGTGACCTGGGCCCCGACGGCGACCTGCGCCCGCTGTGGCCGCGCGACGTGCTGCACGAGGCGGTCGCCGCCGCGCACGCCGCGGGCGCCCGCGTCACGGCGCACACCTTCGCGACCGAGGCGCTCGACGACCTGCTCGACGCCGGCGTGGACTGCCTCGAGCACGCGACCGGCGCGACGCCGGAGCACGTCGAGCGCATCGCGGCGGCCGGCATCCCCGTCACCGCGACGCTCCTGCAGGTCGCCCGCTTCGAGGAGATCGCGGCGCAGGGCGAGGCACGCTACCCGCGCTTCGCCGCCCGCATGCGCGCGATGGGGGAGAGGCGGTACGCGCACGTGCGCGACCTGCACGACGCCGGCGTGCGGGTCCTGGTCGGTACCGACGCGGGCGGGACGCTCGGCCACGGGCTCGTCGCGCAGGAGGCGGCGGAGCTGGTCCGCGCCGGCATCCCGGACCACGACGTCGTCGCGGCCGCGAGCTGGCGCACGCGCGCCTGGCTCGGCGCCGAGGTGCTCGACGAGGGTGCGTCCGCCGATGTCGTGGTCTACGCCGCCGACCCCCGCCGCGACGTCCGCGTGCTCGCCGACCCGCGCGCGGTCGTGCTGCGCGGCACGCGCGTCCGCTGACGCGACCCGGCGGCCGCGACACGGGGACCCCCGCGGCGGGAGCGGTCCCGCCAGCAGGCGCAGGGACGGCCGCGACGCGCGCTCAGGCGCGTTCGCGGCCGACGCCCACCCCCCGCTTGTGCCGGACGACCTCCGGCGGCAGCGCGGACATGAAGCGCGCCCACGGCGTGGCGGCACGGCGGAAGTGCGCGGGGTTCAGCAGCACCGTGCCGCCCGTGCGGGTGACCAGCTCGACGTCGCCGTCGTCGTCCTCCCCGGCCAGCACGACGTCCTCCACCGTGACGTGCGCGGCGAGCGACGGCAGGGCGAGCTGGCGCGGGCCCAGCCAGATCTCCTCCCCGCGCCGCGGGCCGAAGAACCGTCCGGGGTGGACCGAGCCGGCCTCGGACAGCGCCGCGGAGAGCAAGCCCCGTGTCGCCGTGCCGCCCGACATGAGGTTGCGCATGAGCTCGCGCGGGCTGCCCTCGAAGGCCGGGTACATGTGGCGGTACGTGACGCCGAGGTCCTCGAACGCCGTGGCCGTCTCGTCGTCGAACCCGTCCGCCGGCACGACGAGGATCACGCGCGCGAGCGCGTCCTCGAGCAGCGCGCGGACCTGCTCGCGCGTGACCGCGGCGGCGTCCGCGACCTCGGTGGCCAGGTCGGGGGGCCGCGGCACACCGCGCAGGTCCGCCTCGGCGTTGAGGGCCAGCAGGCCGCGGTGGCCGTCGACGGACCCCATCTGCTCCAGCAGCACGGCGCGCGCGTGCGCCAGCACGTCGTCGTCGGGGCCGTCCGCGGCGACCCCGAGCAGCGTGCGGTACGCGTCGAGCAGGACGCGCCCCGCCCGCTGCTCCTCGGGGTCCATGCCGACGACCCACGCGGAGGTCGTCGCGTCGACCCACCACGACGCGAGCGCGACGCTGTACACCGCACCGTCGGCGTGCCGCAGGCGGCGCGTCAGCACCTCCTCGACGAGCGTCCCCGTCACCATGCGCGCGGCGGGCGTGCCGCCGACGAGGAACGACAGCGACGCGCCCCGGCCCGCGGGCGTGACGACGAGACCGGGCAGGGGCCCGTCGACGGGGGCCGGGTGAGCGGGCCGCGCGGGCGCGTCGCCGAGCGGCATGCCCACCGCGAGATCCTGCGGCGGCTCGGTCGTCAGGACGACGCGCGCGTTCCCGGCGACCATCCACCGCGCCGCGAACGCGTGCACGTCGGCCGCGGTGATCGCCGGCAGCGCAGCGTGCTCGACGTCGGCGAGCCCGAGCCCGGCTGCGCCGAACCGTGCCGACAGGGGGCCTGCGGCGGCGTACATCCCGGGCAGCCCGAGCTCGCGGCGGATCGTCGCGCGCTGCAGGTCGACCTCCTCGTCGGTCACGTCGCCGAGCGCGGCGATCGCGGCTCCCACGCGCCCGAGGAAGCCGACGACGGCGTCGGTGCGCCCTGACGCCCAGAAGACGAGGCTGTCGAGCGACGACTCCGCGTTGTGCTCGACGACGACCGGACCGACCCGGGCCATGACGAGGTGCTCGACGAGGTGGTGGATCCCGGTCGTGGCCGGCGTGACGTCGCGTGCGCCGACGCCGACGACGAGCCCGCCGAAGGTGTCGCCGGGGACGGGGGTCCACAGGACGGGCACGCCGTCGGCCGAGCGGGTCGTGCGGACGATGCCGTCCTGGTCGGTGGTCGTCATGAGGGCTGCTCCGTCGTCGGGGCCAGTGCGTGGAGCGAACCCTAGGCTCGACGCGGGCGCGGGCGGCACACGTTTGGGTGCACGTTGCGCCGTCTGGCACAATGGTCGGCTGTACCCGACGGCTGCAGCCCCTCTACCTGCGCCCGTCGTGTCCTCGGCCGGACCGGCGCGCCCTCCCCACGGGCAGCGCGGCGAGGCCACACCAGCAGACACCGGGAGAAGACCACACCGTGGCCACCAAGATCCGTCTCAAGCGTCTCGGCAAGATCCGTGCGCCGTACTACCGCATCGTCGTCGCCGACTCGCGCACCAAGCGTGACGGCCGCGTCATCGAGGAGATCGGCAAGTACCACCCGACCGAGGAGCCCTCGTTCATCGAGGTCAGCTCGGAGCGTGCGCAGTACTGGCTGGGCGTCGGCGCGCAGCCGACCGAGCAGGTCCTCGCGCTCCTGAAGATCACGGGCGACTGGCAGAAGTTCAAGGGCCTGCCGGGTGCCGAGGGCACCCTGCGGACCAAGGGCGAGAAGGTCGACCCGAAGGCCGCTGTCGAGGCCGCCGCCGCCGACGCCGAGAAGGTCAAGGCGAAGGCGTCGGAGAAGAAGTCCGCCGCCGAGGAGACGCCGGCGGAGACGCCCGCCGCCGAGGACGAGCAGGCCTGATGCTCGCCGACGCGCTCGAGCACCTGGTGCGCGGGATCGTCGACCACCCGGACGACGTGCGCGTCAGCTCGTCGTCGCTGCGGCGCGGCGAGCTCCTCGAGGTCCGGGTCCACCCGGACGACCTGGGTCGCGTCATCGGCCGGGGCGGTCGCACCGCCCGCGCGCTGCGCACCGTCGTCGGGGCGCTGTCCTCGGACGGGGCGGTGCGGGTGGACGTCGTCGACGTCGACCGCCGCTGACCTGACCGCCGCGGGCCCGCCCCGCGCGATCGGCTCCACGCAGGCCCGGTCCCCTAGCCTGGGGACCGGGCCTGCGCCGTCCCCCCACCTGCCCGACCGGGCCGTAACCCCCGGTCGTCGTCCTCCGGAGGATCCCCATGCTGCTGAACGTCGCGCGCATCGGCCGCGCGCACGGGCTGCGCGGCGAGGTCGCACTCGACCTGCGCACCGACGCGCCGCAGGAGCGCCTCGCCGTCGGTGCCGTGCTGCAGACCGAGCCGGCCGGGTCCGGACCGCTCACCGTCATGCGCACACGGGTCCAGCAGGGGCGCTGGTACGTGACGTTCGCCGAGGCCTCCGACCGGACCGCCGCCGAGGCGCTGACGGGGACCACGCTCGTGGTCGAGGTCGACGAGGACGCGGACGCCGACGACGACGCGTGGTACCCGCACGAGCTCGCCGGCCTGCGCGCGGAGCACGTCGACGGACGGGTGCTCGGCGAGGTCGTCGGCCTCGAGCACGCTCCCGCGCACGACGTCCTCGTCGTCCGGGAGCCCGACGGCACACGGACCCTCGTGCCGTTCGTCCGCGCGATCGTCCCCACGGTGGACGTGCGCGGGGGGCGCGTCGTGCTCGACCCGCCGGGCGGGCTGCTCGCGTCCGACGCGGAGAACCTCGTCGTGTCCGACGAGACCCGCGGGACCGAGGCCTGACGTGCGCGTCGACGTCGTCTCGATCTTCCCCGACTACCTCGCGCCGCTCGACCTGTCCCTCGTCGGCAAGGCGCGCGCGGCGGGGCTGCTCGACCTGCGCGTGCACGACCTGCGGGACTGGACCACGGACCGCCACCGCACGGTCGACGACACCCCGTTCGGCGGGGGAGCGGGCATGGTCATGCGGCCCGACGTGTGGGGCCGCGCGCTCGACGACGTGCTCGACGACGGCGCGCACCTGCTGCTGCCGACGCCCTCGGGCGCCCCGCTCACGCAGCGCACCGCCGAGGCGCTCGCGACCGAGCAGCACCTCGTCGTCGCCTGCGGGCGGTACGAGGGCATCGACGCGCGGGTCGCCGAGCACTTCGCGACCCGGCCGGGCGTGCGGGTCAGCGAGTTCTCGATCGGCGACTACGTCCTCAACGGAGGCGAGGTCGCGGCGCTCGTGCTGGTCGAGGCCGTCGCGCGGCTGCTGCCCGGCGTGGTCGGTAACCCGGAGTCGCTCGTCGAGGAGTCGCACGGGGCGGCCGGCCTGCTCGAGTACCCGGTCTACACCAAGCCGCCGACCTGGGCGGACCTCGACGTGCCCGAGGTGCTGCTCTCCGGTCACCACGCCCGCATCGCGCGGTGGCGACGCGACCAGGCGCTCCTGCGGACGGCGCGCCGTCGTCCCGACATGCTCGCCGCGCTGGACCCCGCGGAGCTCGACGCGCACGACCGGGCCACGCTCGCCGACGCCGGGTGGGAGCCCGGCCCGGACGGCAGCGGCGGCTGACCACCGCGACGGCCGGCCCCCCGGCGTGCGCGATTACGCCGGTCCGTGCGCCGTGTGGCAGACTTGTCCGCTGGTGCGCGCCGGTCGCGTCTCTGCCACAGGGGAGACGGCCCACGACCAACCGGGACCACGTCGATCGCTCGACGCCCGGTCGCACCTGACCAGACCATCGCAGGCGCCCGCCGCAGCGCGGCCGGAGCGCCACGACGACGTTCCTGACCTGTGGCAGGGCGGGGAAGTGGCACACATGCACACGCTCGACCAGCTCGACGCAGCCTCGCTGCGCAGCGACGTCCCGGACTTCCGCCCCGGTGACACCGTCAAGGTCAACGTCAAGGTCGTCGAGGGCAACCGCTCGCGCGTCCAGGCGTTCCAGGGTGTCGTCATCGCCCGCCAGGGCAGCGGCGTCCGCGAGACCTTCACGGTCCGCAAGATCAGCTTCCAGGTGGGTGTCGAGCGCACGTTCCCCGTGCACTCCCCGTCGCTCGAGTCCATCGAGGTCGTCACCCGCGGTGACGTCCGCCGGGCGAAGCTGTACTACCTGCGGGCCCTGCGCGGCAAGAAGGCCAAGATCAAGGAGAAGCGCGACAACGCGCCGGCGAAGGGCTGAGTCCTTCGACGCTCCCGACCGACGGGCGGTCACCCTCCGGGGTGGCCGCCCGTCGGCGTCTGGCGACAGGCCGGGGTCCGTTACACGAAGTTCTCCCGGGCATGCGAGAGTGTGCGGGTGATCGACCGCCCCGCCGAGGAGCTCGACGACCAGCGCCGGCGCCCGCCGTGGCCTCGTGACGGGCTCGTCGTCCCGGCCCAGGACGGGAAGGTCGAGCCGACCGGCGCCGACGCGGGCGGACGGCAGGGACGTCACCACCGGCACGCGGCCCAGCAGAAGCGCAGCGGTGCGCTGTCCATGCTGCGCGAGACGGTCATCATCCTCGTCAGCGCGCTCGTGCTGTCGCTCGTCGTCAAGACCTTCCTCATCCAGGCGTTCTTCATCCCCAGCCCGTCGATGGAGCAGACCCTCGTCGAGGACGACCGCATCCTGGTCAGCAAGCTCACGCCGGGCCCCTTCGACCTGAAGCGGGGCGACATCGTCGTCTTCAAGGATCCCGGTGACTGGCTGAGCGGTGCCCAGGAGGTCGCGCCGACGGGGTTCGACAAGGTCGTCCGCACGGTGCTGACGTTCGTCGGCCTCTACCCGCAGGACGCGGGCGAGCACCTGGTCAAGCGGATCATCGGGCTGCCCGGCGACCACGTGGCGTGCGATGAGACGTGCCGCTCGCAGGGCGGGCCCATCACCGTGAACGGCGTCGCCGTCGACGAGCCGTACCTGGCGCCGGGCGCCGTGCCGAGCGACGTGGCGTTCGACGTCGTCGTGCCGGCGGACTCGTTGTGGGTCATGGGGGACAACCGCCAGCACTCGTTCGACTCGCGGTTCAACATGGGCAAGCCGGGCGGCGGCTCGGTGCCCGTCGCGAACGTGGTGGGCGTCGCGTTCGTGACCGTGTGGCCCCTCGACCGCGCCGGGCTGCTGCGCAACCCCACGGCCGCGTTCGAGGACGTCCCGGCCGCGCCGTGACCGCCGACGCCGCTCTCGTGCCGCGCGCGCGGCTCCGGGCTGCGCGGCCCGGCCCGCACCTGCGCCACGAACGCGTCCTGCTGCGCGACGGCGCGCGGCTCGTCGCCGGCATGGACGAGGTCGGACGCGGGTCGCTCGCCGGGCCCGTGAGCGTCGGCGTCGTGGTCGTCGACGTCGCGACGCGCTCCGCACCGCGAGGCGTCGCCGACTCCAAGCTCCTCACGCCGGCCGCGCGCACCGCGCTGCTGCCCGCGCTCGGCCGGTGGGGCGTCGCCCGCGCCGTCGGGCACGCGAGCGCCGAGGAGATCGACGCCGTCGGGATCATCGCCGCCCTGCGGCTGGCCGGGACGCGCGCGCTGGAGACCGTGCACGCAGCCGTCGGGCCCGTCGACGTGGTGCTGCTCGACGGCTCGCACGACTGGCTGTCCGGGCCCACGCAGCAGGACCTCTTCGCCGCGGTCGACGCCTCCGCCCCCACGCCGCCGCGCGTGCTCACGCGCGTCAAGGCGGACCGCACGTGCGCGACCGTCGCTGCGGCGTCGGTGCTCGCCAAGTGCGAGCGCGACGCGGTCATGGTCGACCTGGCGGCCCGCCACCCCGAGTACCGCTGGGACGAGAACAAGGGCTACTCCTCGCCGGACCACCTCGCCGCGCTGCGCGACCACGGCCCGTGCGTGCTGCACCGCCGGTCGTGGCGGCTGCCCGCCGCGGACGGACCCGGCCCGCGCGACGTGGTCGACGCCGACGCGCTGCTGCCGCTCGACGTCCTCGAGGCGTACGACGGCGCGAGGGTCGTGCCGGCCGAGGCGCGCTGAGGCGTACCGGCTCCGCCGCGCGGGTGCCGGTGGTGGGTGCGGGCCGCCCATGGGGGATGATGGACCGGTGAGCGCCGAGGACCTGGAGAACTACGAGACCGACATGGAGCTCGCGCTGTACCGCGAGTACCGGGACGTCGTGGGTCTCTTCTCGTACGTCGTGGAGACGGAGCGCCGGTTCTACCTGGCGAACCACGTCGACCTGCAGGTGCGGTCCGCCGCGGGCGAGGTGTACTTCGAGCTCAGCCTCGCGGACGCGTGGGTGTGGGACGTGTACCGGTCGGCGCGGTTCGTGAAGTCGGTGCGCGTCGTGACGTTCAAGGACGTCAACGTCGAGGAGCTCGCCAAGGCGGAGCTCGACCTGGGCGGCGGCGCGGGCTTCCCGCGCTGATCCGACGCCCAGCCGTCCACAGCCCCCGGCCCCGCCGGCCCTCTCCACGGCGGCGCCCGGTCGTCGCGTCCGGCGTCCGGCCCGCGCGGCAGCCTTCCGTGCGGAGGTGGTCCGGTGCGTGCGAAGGACGCGGTGGGACGGTACGGCGAGGACGTGGCCGCGAGGCACGTCGTCGCGCGGGGCTGGCAGGTGCTGGCCCGCAACTGGCGGTGCAGCGACGGCGAGCTCGACCTGGTCGCTCTCGACGGCCGTGAGCTCGTGGTCGTCGAGGTCAAGACGCGGCGCTCGACCACGTACGGCAGCCCTGCGGAGGCGGTGACGGCGCGCAAGCTCGCCCGGGTCCGCCGGCTCGCCGCGCGGTGGCTCGCGGAGCACGACGTCCGGCCGGCCTCGGTGCGGGTCGACGTGGTGTGCGTGAGCGTCCCGCGCAGCGGCGCGGCGCTCGTCGAGCACCTCGTGGGGGTGGTCTGAGTGACGCTCGGGCGCTCCTGGGCGGTCGCGCTCGTCGGGCTCGCCGCGCACGTCGTCGAGGTCGAGGCGCACCTCGCGCCCTCGCTGCCGGCGTTCACGCTCGTCGGGCTTCCCGACGCGGCCCTCGCCGAGGCCCGCGACCGCGTGCGCGCCGCCGTGACGTCGAGCGGCCTGCCCTGGCCGAACCGGCGCATCACGGTGAACCTCAGCCCTGCGGCGCTGCCGAAGTCGGGCTCCGGGTTCGACCTCGCGATCGCCGTGGCGACGCTCGCCGCTGCGGGCCTGCCCGACGCGGAGCGTGCCGGCGCGGTCGTCCACCTCGGGGAGCTGGGCCTCGACGGCCGCCTGCGACCCGTCCGGGGCGTCCTGCCGGCGGTCGCGGCCGCGGTCGCCGCGGGGCACCCGCGCGTCGTGGTGCCGGCCGCGAACCTCGCCGAGGCACGTCTGGTGCCCGGCGCGCTGGTCGTCGGTGCGGCGAGCCTGGCCGAGGTCGCCGCGCTGTACGGCGCGCCGGTCGCGGTCCCCGACCTGCCGGCGGTGGGCGCCGAGGCGCCTCCCGGACCGGCGCAGGAGGACTGCGGCGACCTGGCCGACGTCCTGGGCCAGGACGACGCGCGGCACTGCCTGGAGGTCGCCGCCGCGGGTGGCCACCACCTCCTCATGGTCGGTGCGCCCGGCACCGGCAAGACGATGCTCGCCGCACGGCTGCCGGGACTGCTCCCCGACCTCGACGAGGCGGCGGCCGTCGAGGTGACGTCCGTGCACTCCGTCGCGGGCACCTTCGACCCCGGCGCGGGGCTCGTGCGGCGGCCGCCGTTCGAGGACCCGCACCACACCGCGACGCCCGCGAGCGTGGTCGGTGGGGGATCCGGTCTGCCCCGACCGGGGGCCGCGTCGCGGGCGCACCGAGGGGTGCTGTTCCTCGACGAGGCGCCGGAGTTCACCTCCGCGGTGCTGCAGACGCTCCGCCAGCCGCTCGAGCACGGCGAGGTGGTCCTGCACCGGGCGGCGGGTGCCGCGCGGTACCCCGCACGGTTCCAGCTCGTGCTCGCGGCGAACCCGTGCCCGTGCGGCCGCGCGGTCGGCCGCGGTCTCGACTGCACGTGCCGCAGCGAGCAGCGCCGGCGCTACTTCGCGCGCCTCTCCGGCCCGTTGCTCGACCGGGTGGACGTGCAGGTCGAGCTCGAGCCGGCGCGCGCGGCGGGTCGCGCGGGGGACGGCAGCGCCGTCGTCGCGCGCCGGGTCGCCGCCGCCCGCGCGGCGCAGGAGCAGCGCCTGCGGACGACGCCGTGGCGGACGAACTCGGAGGTGCCCGGCCGTTGGCTGCGGGACCGGTTGGGCCCGGACCGGGCGGCGGTCGCGGACCTCGACCGGGCGCTCGAGCGGGGAACGCTGAGCCTGCGCGGCGTGGACCGGGTGCTCCGGGTGGCGTGGACGCTCGCCGACCTCGACGGCCGCGCGGCACCGACGCGCTCCGACATCGGCCGCGCCCTGCTGCTGCGGACGCGAGGGCACGGCGCATGAGCAGCGCACCCGAGCCGCACGACGAGCGCACCGCCCGCGCCGCGTGGAGCGAGCTCGTCGAGCCGGGCGACCCGGTCGCCGGCGCGCTGGTCGCCGCGTGGGGCGCCCGGGAGGCGTGGGAGTGGGTCCGTCGTGCGGCGGTGGACGGCGTCCGCGACGACGTGCCGTCCGCGTCGCGGTCCCGGGTGGCCCGCGCGGTCGACCGGTGGGCACCCCGGCTGCCGGCCGTCGACGGGGCGGGCCGGCTCCGCGCGCTGGAGGACCTGGGCGGCACCCTGCTCGTCCCCGGCGACGGCCGCTGGCCGCGGGGACTGCGCGACCTCGGACCGGCGGCACCGCTCGCCCTGTGGGTGCGGGGTCGCAGCGACCTCGACGCCGTCACCGATCGCTCGGTCGCGGTCGTGGGCGCCCGCGCCGCCACGACGTACGGCGAGCGTCTCGCGCACGACGTCGCCGGTGCGCTGGTCGACGCGGACGTCGCCGTCGTGTCCGGGGGAGCGTTCGGGATCGACGCCGCCGCGCACCGCGGGGCGCTCGCGCGCGGCGGTCCGACGGTCGTCGTGCTCGCGGGCGGCGTCGACCGTGCCTACCCGGTCGGCAACGCCCGGATGATCGCCGCCGTGATGGACGACGGGGGAACGGTCGTCTCCGAGGTCCCCGTCGGCGCGCTGCCGACCCGCAGCCGGTTCCTGCAGCGCAACCGCGTGATCGCCGCGACGGCACGGGCGTCCGTCGTCGTGGAGGCGGCGTGGAGGTCGGGGGCGATCAGCACCGCCCACCACGCGGCCGGTCTGCTGCGTCCCGTCGGCGCGTTCCCCGGGCCGGTCACCTCGGTCGCGTCGGCGGGCTGCCACCGGCTGCTGCGGGACGGCGTCGCGGTGTGCGTGACGGATCCCTCCGAGGTGCTCGAGCTCGCCGGTCTCGGGGGAGCCCGGGGTACCGGGGAGCCGGGGACGCGCGACACCGGTGCCGGACCGGCGGACGGTCTGCCCGAGCACGCCGCGCGGGTCCTGGACGCGTTGTCGCGGCGCCGGGCGCGGGACGCCGCGACCACCGCCGCCGACGCCGGGGTGAGTCTCGCGGAGGCCCGCGCGGCACTCGGGCTCCTCGAGCTCGCGGGGCTCGCCGAGCGTGTGGTCGACGGGTGGCGGCTCGGTCCCGCGACACGTGCCACCCCGACCGCCCCGGCGTCGTCGCCCGGCGGAGTTCCCGGCCGTGGACGGCCGGTCGGGTGAATTTCGGCGGCCGAAACGGCCGAATCGGACATCGATTCAGACAATGCCGCCACATTCGCCCCCGATGGGCCGACCGAGTGACGAACGTCGCTTGTTCCCGCCTGTGTTTCCCGCCACCGTAGGGCCATGAACGAGACGCGGCCCGCGACGGAGGACGTTCTCCCCGCGAGTTCCTCGGCCTCGTTCTCGGCATTCCGCGTGATTCCGGGAATGTCGGCCGGCCCGGCTCGGTGCGGCGCTCGGCGGACGGTGCAGTCCGCGGCGGCCACGCAGCGCGCCACGGTCGGCGAGCGCACGCCCTCCCTCCTCGCGGTCCGACCGGGTCGCCCGGCCGACGACCGCCCGCGCACGCGCGCACGCACGAACGGAGTACCCCGATGACGAGTGCCCTGGACACCGGGCTGGTGCTCCGTACGCGTCACGCCGGCAGCGCCCCGCTGGGCGTCATCCCGCAGCAGCGCGGCACGGCCCCGACCGATGCCCCGCAGGTCGACGTCCCCGAGGTGTCGGCCGTCGACGCCGCGTGGGCCGACTTCAAGTCCACCGGCTCGCGCGCCGCCCGCGAGCACCTGATCCTGCACTACGCGCCGCTCGTGGCGGCCGTCGCCGGCCGCGTCGGGATGCGCCTGCCCAGCACGGTCGAGCAGGCGGACCTCGTCTCCTACGGCATGTTCGGTCTCATCGACGCGATCGAGAAGTACGAGACCGACCGCGCGGTGAAGTTCGAGTCCTACGCCTCGTCCCGCATCCGCGGCGCGATCATCGACGAGCTGCGGGCCATGGACTGGGTGCCGCGCTCGGTCCGCACCAAGGCACGCTCCGTCGACCGCGCGTACGCCGAGCTCGAGGCGACCCTGCACCGTGCCCCCACCGAGGCGGAGGTGGCCCGCCACCTCGAGATCTCGGTCGGCGAGCTCCGGGCGACGTTCTCCCAGCTGTCGACCGTCAACATCGCCGCGCTCGACGAGCTGCTCGGCGGCGGCGAGGACCGTCAGGCGGGCGTGTGCCTCGTCGACACCCTCGGTGACGAGCGCACGCAGGACCCGGCCGGCTCGCTCGACGCGGCCGAGACCAAGTACCTGCTGGCGCGGGCGATCGAGCAGCTCGGCGACCGCGAGCGCATGGTCGTCGTCCTCTACTACTACGAGGGCATGACGCTGGCCGAGATCGGCCGGGTGCTCGGCGTCACCGAGTCCCGCATCTCGCAGATGCACACCGCGGCGATGCTGCGCCTGCGCACGCGCCTCGTGGAGGCCGAGCAGGGCTGACGCCCCGTCTCGTACGACCCCGGACGGGTCGGCCCGCCGTTCCTCGGCGCGCCGGCCCGTCCGTCCGTGCGTCCTGCCGTCGCCCCGGCCCGTCCGTGCGTCCGGCCGTCGCCCCGGCACGCGCGGCGCTCACCCGCACCCGCGCGGACCGCCCTGCGGGACGCCTCGACGGGTAGGGGCGCCCGCTACCCCGGTGGGAGGAGCACGATCGGTCCGCCGCCGACGAGCGCCATCGGGTCGAGGTACTCCTCGCCCCGCCGCACGCCCCAGTGGACGCACGCCGCGGGCGCGCAGTGCGAGCCGCCGGCGGCCACGGTGCCGATGGCCTGGCCCGCCGCGACACGCGCCCCGACCGCGGCTGCCGCGTCGACGGGCTCGAACGAGGACCGCAGCCCGTCGTCGTGCGCGACGGTGACGACGCCGCGCCCCGCCACGACGCCCGCGAACGCCACCGTGCCCGCGGCCGGCGCCACGACCGTGGACCCGTCGGGTGCCCGCAGGTCGACACCCCGGTGCCCGGCGGCCCACGGCTCGGGCGGGCGCTCGAAGGCACGCAGGACCGCTGGGTCCCCGTCCACCGGCAGCTGGTAGGGGCCGTGCGTGCGGCCCGACGCCGACGTGGGCACCGGTGCGGGCGGGTCGGCCGCGGCTGCGGCCGCGAACGGTGGAGCGGCGAGCGCCGCGAGGAGGGTGACCGCCGCGACGAGGGGCCAGGGGTGGGGGTGGGGCACGCCTCACCGTGGCGCCCGGCGGCTCCGGGCGTCGCGGCGGGCGGGTCGTGCGGTGGACGACGCG
This genomic interval carries:
- the rplS gene encoding 50S ribosomal protein L19 codes for the protein MHTLDQLDAASLRSDVPDFRPGDTVKVNVKVVEGNRSRVQAFQGVVIARQGSGVRETFTVRKISFQVGVERTFPVHSPSLESIEVVTRGDVRRAKLYYLRALRGKKAKIKEKRDNAPAKG
- a CDS encoding DUF2469 domain-containing protein, with the protein product MSAEDLENYETDMELALYREYRDVVGLFSYVVETERRFYLANHVDLQVRSAAGEVYFELSLADAWVWDVYRSARFVKSVRVVTFKDVNVEELAKAELDLGGGAGFPR
- a CDS encoding RNA-binding protein, which encodes MLADALEHLVRGIVDHPDDVRVSSSSLRRGELLEVRVHPDDLGRVIGRGGRTARALRTVVGALSSDGAVRVDVVDVDRR
- a CDS encoding insulinase family protein; amino-acid sequence: MTTTDQDGIVRTTRSADGVPVLWTPVPGDTFGGLVVGVGARDVTPATTGIHHLVEHLVMARVGPVVVEHNAESSLDSLVFWASGRTDAVVGFLGRVGAAIAALGDVTDEEVDLQRATIRRELGLPGMYAAAGPLSARFGAAGLGLADVEHAALPAITAADVHAFAARWMVAGNARVVLTTEPPQDLAVGMPLGDAPARPAHPAPVDGPLPGLVVTPAGRGASLSFLVGGTPAARMVTGTLVEEVLTRRLRHADGAVYSVALASWWVDATTSAWVVGMDPEEQRAGRVLLDAYRTLLGVAADGPDDDVLAHARAVLLEQMGSVDGHRGLLALNAEADLRGVPRPPDLATEVADAAAVTREQVRALLEDALARVILVVPADGFDDETATAFEDLGVTYRHMYPAFEGSPRELMRNLMSGGTATRGLLSAALSEAGSVHPGRFFGPRRGEEIWLGPRQLALPSLAAHVTVEDVVLAGEDDDGDVELVTRTGGTVLLNPAHFRRAATPWARFMSALPPEVVRHKRGVGVGRERA
- the rpsP gene encoding 30S ribosomal protein S16 encodes the protein MATKIRLKRLGKIRAPYYRIVVADSRTKRDGRVIEEIGKYHPTEEPSFIEVSSERAQYWLGVGAQPTEQVLALLKITGDWQKFKGLPGAEGTLRTKGEKVDPKAAVEAAAADAEKVKAKASEKKSAAEETPAETPAAEDEQA
- a CDS encoding amidohydrolase family protein, which encodes MTGGVLHVRGTVVLDDDREAGEAWVVGGRLTFTRPAARVTATLDGWVLPGLVDVHCHIGLAADGPVDDGTAEKQALADRDSGVLLVRDAGSPADTGWVHDRDDLPRLIRSGRHLARPRRYLRHYGRELASVDDLPGAVREEAARGDGWVKLVADWIDRDLGPDGDLRPLWPRDVLHEAVAAAHAAGARVTAHTFATEALDDLLDAGVDCLEHATGATPEHVERIAAAGIPVTATLLQVARFEEIAAQGEARYPRFAARMRAMGERRYAHVRDLHDAGVRVLVGTDAGGTLGHGLVAQEAAELVRAGIPDHDVVAAASWRTRAWLGAEVLDEGASADVVVYAADPRRDVRVLADPRAVVLRGTRVR
- a CDS encoding ribonuclease HII; this encodes MTADAALVPRARLRAARPGPHLRHERVLLRDGARLVAGMDEVGRGSLAGPVSVGVVVVDVATRSAPRGVADSKLLTPAARTALLPALGRWGVARAVGHASAEEIDAVGIIAALRLAGTRALETVHAAVGPVDVVLLDGSHDWLSGPTQQDLFAAVDASAPTPPRVLTRVKADRTCATVAAASVLAKCERDAVMVDLAARHPEYRWDENKGYSSPDHLAALRDHGPCVLHRRSWRLPAADGPGPRDVVDADALLPLDVLEAYDGARVVPAEAR
- the rimM gene encoding ribosome maturation factor RimM (Essential for efficient processing of 16S rRNA), giving the protein MLLNVARIGRAHGLRGEVALDLRTDAPQERLAVGAVLQTEPAGSGPLTVMRTRVQQGRWYVTFAEASDRTAAEALTGTTLVVEVDEDADADDDAWYPHELAGLRAEHVDGRVLGEVVGLEHAPAHDVLVVREPDGTRTLVPFVRAIVPTVDVRGGRVVLDPPGGLLASDAENLVVSDETRGTEA
- the trmD gene encoding tRNA (guanosine(37)-N1)-methyltransferase TrmD, translated to MRVDVVSIFPDYLAPLDLSLVGKARAAGLLDLRVHDLRDWTTDRHRTVDDTPFGGGAGMVMRPDVWGRALDDVLDDGAHLLLPTPSGAPLTQRTAEALATEQHLVVACGRYEGIDARVAEHFATRPGVRVSEFSIGDYVLNGGEVAALVLVEAVARLLPGVVGNPESLVEESHGAAGLLEYPVYTKPPTWADLDVPEVLLSGHHARIARWRRDQALLRTARRRPDMLAALDPAELDAHDRATLADAGWEPGPDGSGG
- the lepB gene encoding signal peptidase I; protein product: MIDRPAEELDDQRRRPPWPRDGLVVPAQDGKVEPTGADAGGRQGRHHRHAAQQKRSGALSMLRETVIILVSALVLSLVVKTFLIQAFFIPSPSMEQTLVEDDRILVSKLTPGPFDLKRGDIVVFKDPGDWLSGAQEVAPTGFDKVVRTVLTFVGLYPQDAGEHLVKRIIGLPGDHVACDETCRSQGGPITVNGVAVDEPYLAPGAVPSDVAFDVVVPADSLWVMGDNRQHSFDSRFNMGKPGGGSVPVANVVGVAFVTVWPLDRAGLLRNPTAAFEDVPAAP